The nucleotide window AATGGAGGAAATGTGATATAGGTATTTTCGTTGTCCTTGTTATGGTTATGGGGATGACTGTGACGTTATCGCGGTCATGAACTTGTATGGGAGGGAGTTTCTGACCCTCTCGACTGCCCCCAGATGAGAGATGTAACTCCGAACCGATAAGGGGAACCCCGCCGTGGCGGCGAGGAAGTCAGAACGTCGTCTACTGTAATCCAGTGGGGAGTCAGGGTTATGGGGAGGAGTTCGCAAAGGACGTAGTCGGGGACTGAGGAGGGAAGGACTTCCAGCAGATAATGGCCTTCGTAAAGCTAGTCAACGAGGAGTTCAACCTCAAAGGAAGTTCGGCTTTACGGGGGCTCCTACGGGGGCTACATGACCAACTGGATAGTCACCAAGACGGACTTCTTTTCGTAAGCAATTAGCGAGAGGAGCACATCAAACTTGGTGAGCATATGCGGCACTAGCGACATAGCTGAGACAGACAAAGAGTATACGCGTTATGCCTCACATCCTAGAAGTTACGTTATCAAACCAGATGGCTCTATAGCAAAAATACTGTTGATATGTATAGTGTGTTAAGAATAATTGGCAGATTGAAAGAAGACGGAGGATTAGAAATAGATCTGGAAAAGCATAAGTGGTGGATAAGCGGTATATGTAGTAAAGATATTAACGCCTTAAGATGCCCATTTTACAGTAATAAGAGATGTCTGATTCAGTTAAAGGCATTAAGAAATTGTTGGCGAAGAAAGAGGTAATGCTGCTCACGGTTTTGAGGCCAATAATATTGAGCGAGGTCGTAACTGGGGTCATCTCGTACTATCTTTTTCAGACCGGGATCATACACAGAGACCTATTTTTACAGTCCCTTGTTCTATCGTACCTTCAGCCCATAATCTACATAGCTCAGAGCGTTAGGTTTTTAGGGGATTACATAAGGAGCCCAAGGGCGAGCTGGGTCTTACTTTCCTCCATATCTGCGACTTCCTTGATATTGATTGGCTTCCTAGTTAAGGAGCTCTCACTGGCTTCGCTTGTTGCGGCCTTAGTCCTTCTGTTCACCACAGTGGCTCCGGGTTCAATCATGGGCACTCTGGCGTTTGGAGTGTTTAAGAGGGTGTTAAAGGAGGAGCAGGAATATATGGCGCTCTCTCAAATCCAGAGGGCTATGTACATCTCTTCTGCATTGGTGGAGTCACTACTCCTTTTCCTCATAGGGCTATACGGCGTAGCCGTAATAACGTTCTCATTTATATTCCTCGGAGTTTATTACTTAATAGTGAACATATTTCTAGCGTTGAAAATAGACATAGAGAGAACCAACAACGGGGGAAAGGGTTTTTCCATAAGTAAGGAAGCCCTCTCAAAGTACTGGGAGATACTGAGGAAGAACAAACGTTATTTTTACGGGGTATTCCTCTTACGTATTCCCTTTGTATTAGTATCAGCTTCTTCGCTATACTTTTACTCGTTGTTCGGTAGTTCGGCTGACTACTATCTATTTGCTTCAATTTGGAACATAGTGGGAATCGTAGGGATAGTTGCAGCAATTTTGACAGCGTCTGAACTCATGAAAAGTCTAAAGACGCTGTCAAACGGATCCCTCGTGCTCCTAATGTCGTCTATCTGTTTCTTCGTATATCTAATAGCAGTATATACGCTAAAGTTTACTCCCTACGTCTATTTCGCCCTTTTATTACCAATAGTCTACATAGCGAATGCATTAATAATAGCGTTAAATATGATATCTGATGTAGTCGTCCCCAAAGAATATTTCGGCCACATAACTAGCATAGAGAGCGTGATGTCCCTCCTCCTCTCAGACGCTTCCCTAATAGGGATCGGATATCTTGCCCAAAACGTTAGCGTCACCCTCTCCTTAGTCATAGTGACGTTAGGGGTGGTTATCCCCAGCGCTTTTGTCTATTTTAAGGCAAAGGACATAAATTTGATTAACGATAGTTCTTCATAATTTCTGTTTCTCTTGCCGCCTTCACAAAGGGGAGGCAAGCCGTTCGACGACCTTTCCTATGACGCTGTCTTCTTCTCTACGAGGAGCGGGAGTTTAGTTTGAGGCTAGCTTACTGGGATGCCGTTCACAGAGTTGCCCAGTAACGGTTGAAACGCGTAGTTGGGGGCGCGATCGTAAAAGCCCTAGAAGAGGAGAGAGGAAATTAAAGGTGTTACTCCCCTTTACGGGAGTTACGTCGCCTAAGGTAATTGTGGCTAACATGTTTATGCCTAAGTCTATTGAAGCTGCCTTGTTACCTATAGGCGTCTCTATCTGCACCTTGCTCTGGCATTTTTCTCTGTTTCTCGTGAGGGTTGTAGGTCTTAAAAACCTCCGCTAATTGTCATAAAAGAATGCCAACCCTCGCCCTTTAGGACGGAGAGGAGGTCAAATACATTTTCACGTGAAATCTTAAAACCATTGAAACCAATGACTCCCTCTCCAGATGGCCGTGATAAAAGGAAACAAAACCCTTCAGAACTTAGAGGAGGAAGGGAAAAGGACGTATATGTGAGAACGAGAAGTTTTTAAAAAAGCGATTTTTAAACGAGTATCGTCTCTTTGCTCAAATGCTGTGGCTGGTATTTACGTCAGGGAAGTGCAACTTGGTCTGCGACTACTGTGGGGGATCCTTTGAGAAGACTGTAGTCCCGTGGAGCGTTAAGTATGATATCAAAAAGATCAAAGGACTGATCGAGAGGGACCCAAAACCGACAGTTATCTTCTACGGAGGAGAGCCCCTGTCAAATCCCAAGTTCATTGAGACTTTTATGGATGAGATCAAAGCCACTCGATACGGTATCCAGACTAACGGTACCTTAGTGAAATTGTTACCAGAAAATTACTGGAGGAGAATTAACGTGGCTCTCCTTTCCATTGATGGTAGGAGGGAGGTGACTGATAAACATAGGGGAAAGGGCATTTACGATAGGGTAATAAAGAATGCAGGCTACTTAAAATCGCTTGGCGTAGAGACCATAGCAAGGATGACCGTTACGATGGACAGTGATATCTTAATGGAAGTCTCCCATCTTCTTGAAACGGGTGTTTTCGACAAGATTCACTGGCAACTGAACATAGTGTGGACCGATAGGTGGGATGTGGAAACTTGGTCTAAAAACGTTTATCTCCCAGGTATTAGGTCCCTAGTTGATCTGTTTGCCTCCAACCTGGAGAGAGGTAAGGTGCTCAAGATAATCCCCATCCTGGGCGTAATTAGTGCTCACTACTTCGGAGGGTACAGAGGT belongs to Metallosphaera tengchongensis and includes:
- a CDS encoding radical SAM/SPASM domain-containing protein; translated protein: MLWLVFTSGKCNLVCDYCGGSFEKTVVPWSVKYDIKKIKGLIERDPKPTVIFYGGEPLSNPKFIETFMDEIKATRYGIQTNGTLVKLLPENYWRRINVALLSIDGRREVTDKHRGKGIYDRVIKNAGYLKSLGVETIARMTVTMDSDILMEVSHLLETGVFDKIHWQLNIVWTDRWDVETWSKNVYLPGIRSLVDLFASNLERGKVLKIIPILGVISAHYFGGYRGSPCGAGYNSVSVTTDGRILSCPIAVREKWAELGDVNSGFSLMDEPLPKECMNCEFKRYCGGRCLYASKEKYWGEEGFKITDEINKEYLRTVLSLIPKIDQLLKKGVISLSDLRYDPTQDSTEVIP